Part of the Nitrosopumilus piranensis genome is shown below.
TATTGTTGTGACAGAAACTTTTAATCTGGCAATTTGATTCAAAGAACTTGTGCCCTTGTAGTATAGCCCGGTCTAGAATTCGGCCCTGTCACGGCTGAGACGCGTGTTCAAATCCCGCCGAGGGCGCCATTATTTCATTTATTCATTTGAAAATCATTTTACAACCGATCAAATTTGTATTTTGACACTTTGTTGTTCTAAAAGTAATAATTTGCAGTCATTATCACAAGAATATTAAAATTCAGGCAAATTTGTGATTATTTTGTTGTCTGAAGAGAAAAAAGAATCTGAAGTAGAATCAAAAACTACGGAAGATTCTGCATCTAAGCCATCTGCTGAAGACACTGCAAAAACAAAAGCGGCAAAAGAAGCTGAAGAAGCAAAACAAGCAGCTGATGCAATTGCAAAGGCTGAAGCTGCTGCAAAAGCAGCTGAAGAAGCTGAGATTGCAGCCAAAGAAGCTCTGGCAAGAGCAGAAGCCGCAAAAGCTGAAGCTGAAGCTGCAGCAGAAGAAGAATACAAAGCAATTGCTGCTGAAATAAAAGCAGACGCAGCAAAAGCACCTGATTATACGTTTAAGCGACAAGGGGAAGAAATCTTTCGCCGTGAAATGGGCGAACCCGAATTTTGGTTACAAAAAGAGGAACGTTTTCCACGACCTATTCTTACTGCGGAACAACAAGAATCTCTTACATTACAAGCAGAAACTCCTCACGATCAAACACCTAGATATGTTCCTGAACATGTTCTGAGTCCCGAATTTGAAGGAGTCTCAAATTATGAAAGAGGTGTGGATGAAATTTTAGAAGTTGCAAAACTAAAACTTGAGACACTAAAGAATAATCCTGATGCAACTAAAAAAGAAATTAAAGATGCAGAAGATGAAATTACTTACTTAGAATCCTTACATGAAAATTACTTTATTGGCATGAATGTATTTAGAACAGCTAGGGGCGGTAGAGACAAACTCAAAAAATGAGGATGATGTGGTTTGGGTAATGTAAGCTTTGATGTAGTGAATACAAGAGTAACTTTCAAAAATGTTCCAATTCATTCTTTATCTAAATTTGCATTCAAAGATGTAGGTGCAGCATGTGAGGAATTCAAAAAGATTCCAGGTGTTGATGAATGTATTATAATTCAGACTGCAAGTAGAGTTGAAATTTTTACTGTAAGTAATGTTGAAGATGAAGATTCACCTGATGCAAGAAGAGATGAAGCAAAAGGTCTTGTCTTAAATAAAATTAAAGACACTTGGGTTTCATTATCTGCATTAGAACAGATAGACATTGATCATTTTGATCAAACAATTGAAGTGTACAAGGGAAATGATGTTTATCTTCATCTGTTACGTTTAGCTGCAGGACTTGACTCATTTGTTGTAGGAAAAAGAGAAGTTTTTGATGAAATTATTCAGTCCTTAGATAAAGCAAAAGAAGCAGGAACTTCAGGTAAAATACTCAACAAATTATTTGAAAGTGTTATTAGATTAGCCACAAAAATGAGAGATGCTACTGGAATCGAAAAAGATGTGGTCTCACTTGGTGATATAGCAGTAAAATTAGTTGATGAAAAAGCTGGTTTAGATTCAAAAAAGAAAGTATTGCTCTTGGGAACTGGCGAGTCTGCAGCTCAAGTTGCAAAAACTCTCAACAAGAAAAAAGTTGCATATGATGTTGCAAGTAGAACTATTGATAGGGCTACTGGCTTCTCAACAATTGTAGGTGGAACTCCTGTAAACTTTGAAGATGCATTATCTGGTTTGGATAAATATGATATAGTATTTGTTGCAACCACAGCTGACTATTTCATTATCACTCATGAAAGAATCCGATTAGTCATGGAAGAGAAGAAGAAAGGTACTCTGATCATGGATATTTCTGAACCAAGAGCTGTCAATGAGGATATTACAACTCTTCCAGGAATCAAATTGTTATTCAAAGACCAAATTGCAGAAATCTTTGATGAAAGTGTCAAAGCTAGGAAAGGTATTGTTCCGGCCGTTGAAAAAATTATAGATAAAGAATTACCTGTATTGTCAATGAGAATGCAAAAATTAGAAAATTAATTTTTTTTAAAGTCCTTGTTTTCTTAGTAGAAATTGCATAATTGCTTCTTTAGAATAATCAATCCCATGTTCCTCATCCGTGTGATTTCTAAAATTCTCAATCACTTCTTCCATATCGCCACTAGCTACAAAATCACATTCAAAACCGTAATCCCTACATTTTAGTTCTGCCATGCTTTTGGAAAATACTATCAATATAAAAATCCACAGGTAGTAATAACTGGAAAATTACAGATGCCAAAAATAAAAATTAACTCCTTTTTATTTATCCGTATGATTCAAATTTGATTCCAAAACTACCATCAGGCTTCTTTTCATGTTCTGTAACAAAGCCTTGTGGACCTAGGGAATCAATTACACCGTCAATAGTTCCTTGATAAC
Proteins encoded:
- a CDS encoding glutamyl-tRNA reductase, with product MGNVSFDVVNTRVTFKNVPIHSLSKFAFKDVGAACEEFKKIPGVDECIIIQTASRVEIFTVSNVEDEDSPDARRDEAKGLVLNKIKDTWVSLSALEQIDIDHFDQTIEVYKGNDVYLHLLRLAAGLDSFVVGKREVFDEIIQSLDKAKEAGTSGKILNKLFESVIRLATKMRDATGIEKDVVSLGDIAVKLVDEKAGLDSKKKVLLLGTGESAAQVAKTLNKKKVAYDVASRTIDRATGFSTIVGGTPVNFEDALSGLDKYDIVFVATTADYFIITHERIRLVMEEKKKGTLIMDISEPRAVNEDITTLPGIKLLFKDQIAEIFDESVKARKGIVPAVEKIIDKELPVLSMRMQKLEN
- a CDS encoding DUF1059 domain-containing protein produces the protein MAELKCRDYGFECDFVASGDMEEVIENFRNHTDEEHGIDYSKEAIMQFLLRKQGL